CCGTCTGGTTTCGTCGCTGTCAACACTCATCGCCCTGAAGGCGAACACACCGAAGAGAACCAGAACCCTTTGTCATCACAATTCATGTTCTCACAATCCACCGATAATGTCACCATGATCAACGGACAATCAATCAAAGGTGCCTCCCCAACAACCCGGGCAGACTTGATGAAGAGGTTTTTCACAACAGCTGACCGCCACGCCCGCGGCTATGACGATGCAACAGCCCCTGTCAACCCCCAACCTCTCCCCCGGCCTCGTGCCTCCGACCCAGCAGATTACAGTCTCTACAATCCCGTGACAACAACCGCAGTCCCAGCTGCAGCCGTAACCACACCCGCAACCACAACCTCAACCACGGCTGCAACCACAGCGGCAGTCGCGATCCCAAGCACCCCATCATCCCTCCTCCCGCCGCCAAAATCCATTCACCAAGAGAAGGATGATGGAGGCCCCTTCAAGTTAGAAATGATAGCCCGCATGGAGGAGCTTCAGCGTGGCGAGCGTGTGATCCCACCCTGCGACCGTTGCCGCCGTCTCCACATGGACTGCCTCAAGAACCTCACAGCCTGCGTTGGCTGCACGAAGAAACACGCAAAGTGCTCCTGGCGCGAcgtcaaagaagaagaaattaCAGCAATGCGGGCGGGAATCACCACATCGACGACATCCCACGAGCGTCCCGACACCGACCGCTCCAGTGCAAACGTAACCCCGCCCCAGTTTGGTATGGGTCCACTCCCCCCGATCTCCGCTGAGCGTGAGCATCCCCGAGAACCACCCTTCGAGCCAGAGAGGAATGCCTACTACTATCAAAACCGACGCGAGTCCGCCCCTTCCGCCCCAAACCTGGCTCCTGGGACTACAAATCCGATGGAGCTTCATTCAAGTGACAATTCCCCGCGACGGGCTGTGAGTGAGGCAGAGAGGAGGGACCGTCCTCGTGCCCCCGCTGGTCGTGTCTTGGATCGttccgaggatgaggacCCCGATGCCAATCAGCGGCTCAGACAGGCTATTATGGATACTGTCGATCATCACACCcgtgttgctgctgctgtgcAGGAGAGAGAACGTGGTGTGGAGCGCGCTGGGGACCATCAACATCCAGTCATTGTTCTTCCTGCTCCAAACCCGGCTCAGGGTTCTGGTGCCAGTGCTTATGAGCGTGAGCGTGAACGAGAACGAGAACGAGAGCGTGACCATGATCGTGAGCGAGAGGCTGATTGTGACCGTGACCGGCGCATGGTGCATGCGTAAAGTACTGTCTCTTCTGTTGATTTGTGTAAATTTTGGGTGGTTCTTACATCGCCGTTAGCAAAATGGGTTGGGTGTGGGAGTACTATGTTAGATATCCCTCTAATTagcgttctttttttttttttttgcttcttccAACCACTAGAATATCTCTACCCTTCGTTCGACATTTCTATGACCATGGAAATACGCTCATCTACCTCTATCCGACTAGGTTTCTACTATGCACACATGTCATTGTTGTGTCTGGATATCTAGCATGTCTAGACAGCTGTGAGAATCTTGATGTCGGTAGGATCTCTAGATACTCTCATCCGGTGCCTACTTCGGATGTAAGGTCTCTCGTCATTTATTTCTGGGGTTTAAACCCTTGGAAATGTGAAATTCGCATTTTTGTTGATGCTGGTGTTGTTCCATCACTATCACCCGGCCTTGATAATATTTTACCCCCGTAATAAGAAGCCTAAGACCAGGCAACCGTCGAATTCCACCGTAGTCTACACTGTTAACCACCAAAACCCCGATATATAAATCCGATCTTATATCCGACGGTGGGGGGTTGCGGGGTGATGATTGAACGAGTCGACTCACTTGCATGAGAACCCCACCAATTCCTACAAGATATTAACAACTTGACCCCGGATTTCATGTAGCTCTCAACTATTGAATGATTCATTATCTCATTCTATACATCCCAGGCTACAATACCACATCCCACCATGGATCCCTCCAAAGTCAAGATCCCACCAATGAAAGATCAAACAGTGGACAACATCACCGACAATGTAATCACCATCAACAGTCTCTGCGAAGACGAGCGCATGAAATACATTCTTGAGCGCCTAGTAACCCATCTGCACGACTTCGCCCGCGAAACCCGTCTCAGCAGTGACGAATGGATGACCGGCCTCCGCTTCCTGACAGAAGTCGGCCAGATCTGCACAGACGTGAGACAGGAATTCATCCTGCTGTCCGACGTGCTCGGACTATCCATCCTCGTCGACTCAATCGACCACCCAAAACCCAAGGGATCCACTGAGGGAACGGTCCTGGGCCCTTTCCACACGCACGACGCGGTGGAAATGCCAGCCGGTGATTCCATGTCGCATGATCCCAAAGGCGAGCCCTTGTTGGTTGTTTGTACTCTGCGGGACTTGCAGGGGTTGCCGGTGGAAGATGTCAAGATTGATATCTGGGAGACGGATTCGACGGGACATTATGATGTCCAGTATGCCGGGAGGAAGAGGCCGGATGGGAGGTGTGTTATGCGCTCCGATCACACGGGCGTCTTTTGGTTTAAGGCGATTACGCCGGTGCCGTATCCGATTCCTCATGATGGGCCGGTTGGGAAATTATTGAAGAAGTTACATCGTCATCCGTATCGTCCTTCGCATCTGCATTTTATGTTTGAGAAAGAAGGTTATGACCATTTGGTAACGTAAgtttttttgcttttgtcATTGATTTGTTTTGTGATCTACATCATGCTAACTTAAGTTCTAGTGCTCTATACCTCCGCAACGACCCTTACGAAACCTCAGATGCTGTCTTCGGCGTCAAGGATTCCTTGACTGTAGACATAGGCAAGGCCGACGCTGAGATTGCTAAGAAATATCACGTCGCCGAGGGTCATCCTCTCCTCACATATGACTTCGTGCTTGTGTCCGATGAAGAGACGAGCAAGCTGCGTGCGCACAATTCCAAGGTCGCTCTGGACAAGCTTGGCCGGAAAGTCAAGATTGTCAATGGGCTGCCTGTGCCGGACCTGGATTAAACGCTAGgacgagaaaaaaaaaattgtacATGAGAAATCTCACTTACATCATGTCGGTACGAGTTGGCTATGCATTTCTTCCAACCCCGTTCGGTTTTAATTGAACAGCAAGAATTGACATTGAATAGTCTGTGAACACAAGATCTCGACGAAGCGAGTTGATCCCGGAACTGACACTGCAAAATATAACCCGCATATCTGTATTCCGCCGATTTCTGGTCTTGAATGGAACATGTAACATGTTCCCAGCCCTGACTTTGCTATTATTGATCAAGGTGTCTCTCGAGTCTGTGCACTGTACGACAACCGGACCGACAAGGACTGAATCGTTTGCATCTAGGCTATGCGATGTAGTTGATCAATTTTAGCCCACCAGTACAACCAGAAAGCAAGGCAGTTGAAAGGGTTCTACAGGGAGGAATTTGAGTGTATATAGGCATATCACCACGGCTTGATCGAACATCTACTTTTAGCTCCAATTTCCCTGTCGACATTGGCACTATGCGTTCTATTTACCTTTTCTTGTCTGTGGCAGCTACAATGGCTTCGGCCTTTGTGATCCCCGATGAGGGTAACCTTGCGGAGATAATATCCGAGACTCCAGCTGCCAATGACCATTTGTCCAAGTCAGATGTTGAGATGGGCCAGTTGGACATCTCTCCGGATGAACATAGAGGCTGGGAAAGACACAGAGACTggcatgatgatgatgaatatCCACCGCACGGCGATTGGCCCGGATACAACGAAGATCCGCACGGGAGATGGCCCGGTGGTGATCATCCCAGACGTGGGGGATGGcccgacgacgacgaaccCCCTGGACATGGAAGAAGGCCCGAACACGGCGGATGGCCTGGACACCGTGATGACGAAGACAGACCATATCCTCCACACCCCCGACACGGAGACTGCAGAGACGACCACGACAGATACCGACACCATCCAATCCACCGACCAATCGACGCCTGTCCAGGCTCGCTCTGCCACGCAGACAAAACAACATGGGAACTCATCAAAGAAAGCGAGCATACATACCTCCTCGCCGAACTTCTCACCGATGATAAGGACCTAATCGAGATCCTTAACAGCACGACGGCAAATCACACCTTCTTCGCGCTAACAAACCAAGCCCTAGAGGGACTTCCACTGCGATATGGTCCCAGTCCCAAGTTCCTGTCCCGCTTGCTGCGATACCACATCCTACCTGGTCGATTTTCCATCGAGCATATCGCGAGCCACGGGACACTGCCCACGAAACTGACCGAGCCAGCTCTGGAATCGGGTTTGCCACAGAGGATTGTTGTTCGAGAGCACCACAACGGAGTGATCTTGAACCGGAGAAGTAGGGTAGTTGGGGCTGATATGGTGAGTAGCCATGAGTAGCCCTCGTACAATGTGCATGACACATGGGCAAACATGTAGATACTAACTTCCCCTCAAGAAAACCAAAAACGGCATGATCCACATATTATCCAGTCCCTTGCACCCACCCCCAGAGACACGCACCCTGCTGCACCAAGCACCGGCCGATTTTAGCACCTTCACGCTGGCGCTAGCACGCACAAAACTCGCTTCCAAACTTGACCCTGCGCAGAGACAGGGCGGTACAACCTTCGCTCCTACGAATGCTGCGTTTAGACAGCTCGGGGAGCGTGCTAATCGATTTCTTTTCTCGCGACAAGGTGAG
The nucleotide sequence above comes from Penicillium digitatum chromosome 1, complete sequence. Encoded proteins:
- a CDS encoding FAS1 domain codes for the protein MSSVNTRSRRSELIPELTLQNITRISVFRRFLVLNGTCNMFPALTLLLLIKVSLDSNFPVDIGTMRSIYLFLSVAATMASAFVIPDEGNLAEIISETPAANDHLSKSDVEMGQLDISPDEHRGWERHRDWHDDDEYPPHGDWPGYNEDPHGRWPGGDHPRRGGWPDDDEPPGHGRRPEHGGWPGHRDDEDRPYPPHPRHGDCRDDHDRYRHHPIHRPIDACPGSLCHADKTTWELIKESEHTYLLAELLTDDKDLIEILNSTTANHTFFALTNQALEGLPLRYGPSPKFLSRLLRYHILPGRFSIEHIASHGTLPTKLTEPALESGLPQRIVVREHHNGVILNRRSRVVGADMKTKNGMIHILSSPLHPPPETRTLLHQAPADFSTFTLALARTKLASKLDPAQRQGGTTFAPTNAAFRQLGERANRFLFSRQGEGCLRALMQYHIVPNRTLYSDVLYSSNGEAHRLFSGHGGRSGDEGKGEGERLEEESANVWLGTLLKDWDLKVDIKREFGKVDMRVNGFGRVRLMNLLARDGVVHVLDRVLVPPKRIQDKDEGEGEEELMIEELVERLKGCGNGMTRGEL
- a CDS encoding Fungal transcriptional regulatory protein, N-terminal — protein: MESHAPTAESSHKRPRSPTADHGMSKMLKTHSNHLQINYLARQYPDNLPLVSVDDTMPAIIHLLGEYDGVLHRHESIAGNLGACPLGPILIKRFERLFDGPPQVLKSHGKDGPTVTWLDVVEFAKNKPEQFNLEKSRNGVRVCQFYTKQCRVEISEEDFVLIASGMPQKMIPPQPIIEDEEKELGALEILEKNLHHIIQMADQVSARARQLNHRLKNRRNAIVTRRENDASLHRNSRNVTEIWRDANGHGPGNGHASSRPSPSGFVAVNTHRPEGEHTEENQNPLSSQFMFSQSTDNVTMINGQSIKAPVNPQPLPRPRASDPADYSLYNPVTTTAVPAAAVTTPATTTSTTAATTAAVAIPSTPSSLLPPPKSIHQEKDDGGPFKLEMIARMEELQRGERVIPPCDRCRRLHMDCLKNLTACVGCTKKHAKCSWRDVKEEEITAMRAGITTSTTSHERPDTDRSSANVTPPQFGMGPLPPISAEREHPREPPFEPERNAYYYQNRRESAPSAPNLAPGTTNPMELHSSDNSPRRAVSEAERRDRPRAPAGRVLDRSEDEDPDANQRLRQAIMDTVDHHTRVAAAVQERERGVERAGDHQHPVIVLPAPNPAQGSGASAYERERERERERERDHDREREADCDRDRRMVHA
- a CDS encoding Catechol dioxygenase, putative, with protein sequence MDPSKVKIPPMKDQTVDNITDNVITINSLCEDERMKYILERLVTHLHDFARETRLSSDEWMTGLRFLTEVGQICTDVRQEFILLSDVLGLSILVDSIDHPKPKGSTEGTVLGPFHTHDAVEMPAGDSMSHDPKGEPLLVVCTLRDLQGLPVEDVKIDIWETDSTGHYDVQYAGRKRPDGRCVMRSDHTGVFWFKAITPVPYPIPHDGPVGKLLKKLHRHPYRPSHLHFMFEKEGYDHLVTALYLRNDPYETSDAVFGVKDSLTVDIGKADAEIAKKYHVAEGHPLLTYDFVLVSDEETSKLRAHNSKVALDKLGRKVKIVNGLPVPDLD